Proteins from one Triticum aestivum cultivar Chinese Spring chromosome 7A, IWGSC CS RefSeq v2.1, whole genome shotgun sequence genomic window:
- the LOC123148315 gene encoding TBC1 domain family member 13 has product MTREAMRKKAKAVPEWLNSPLWSTPPLASTPADPFGTDFSPPPAPSPKPSPSVPPPPMREQAVDSYAGRGGEIREEDGAGAALRAHLLADFKAALSKKVVNMGELRRLACLGVPDGGGTDVRPLVWKLLLGYLPTERSLWPYELEKKRSQYSAYKDEFLLNPSEKLRRIEESKLSRKKELTGERNGLLPRSEVTNEEHPLSFGKSSLWNQYFQESEILEQIDRDVKRTHPDKSFFSAKSNQESLRRILIIFSRLYPSVRYVQGLNEVLAPLFYVLKNDLDTSNSTSAEADTFFCFVELISGFKNNYCKHLDNSRVGIRSILSKLSQLLKKHDEELWRHMEVITKVYPQYYAFRWITLLLTMEFSFNVCIHIWDAMLGDPEGPPDTLLRICCAMLILVRKRLLVGDFTANIQLLQHYPQTNIDHLLHIANRLRGTMPS; this is encoded by the exons ATGACTCGAGAAGCGATGCGGAAGAAGGCGAAGGCCGTGCCGGAGTGGCTGAACAGCCCGCTCTGGTCGACCCCGCCGCTCGCCTCGACCCCCGCCGACCCCTTCGGCACCGACTTCTCCCCGCCGCCTGCCCCGTCCCCCAAGCCGTCTCCTTCCGTTCCGCCGCCGCCGATGCGCGAGCAGGCGGTCGATTCCTATGCTGGCCGCGGGGGAGAGATACGAGAAGAGGACGGCGCTGGCGCTGCTCTCCGGGCGCACTTGCTTGCCGACTTCAAGGCCGCG CTGtctaagaaggtggtgaacatgGGGGAGCTGCGGAGACTCGCCTGCCTTGGCGTGCCAGATGGCGGCGGCACGGACGTACGACCGCTCGTGTGGAAG CTTCTTTTGGGGTATTTGCCAACTGAACGCTCTTTATGGCCTTATGAACTAGAAAAGAAGCGAAGTCAGTACAGTGCATATAAAGATGAGTTTCTTCTAAATCCT TCAGAAAAATTACGTAGAATCGAGGAATCAAAGCTGTCAAGAAAGAAAGAATTAACTGGTGAAAGGAATGGCTTGCTCCCAAGGTCAGAAGTAACTAATGAAGAGCATCCTTTGAGCTTTGGTAAATCTAGCTTGTGGAATCAATACTTCCAG GAATCAGAGATCCTGGAGCAGATAGACCGAGATGTGAAGCGAACACATCCAGACAAGTCATTTTTTTCTGCCAAGTCTAACCAG GAATCACTAAGGCGTATTCTCATTATATTTTCAAGATTATACCCTAGTGTAAGATATGTGCAAGGGTTGAATGAAGTTTTGGCACCTCTATTTTACGTATTGAAGAACGACCTTGACACAAGTAACTCG ACTTCAGCTGAAGCAGACACTttcttttgctttgttgaattgATTAGTGGCTTTAAAAACAACTATTGTAAACATCTTGACAACAGCCGGGTGGGTATTCGGTCTATACTTTCAAAGTTGTCTCAACTCTTAAAGAAACATGACGAAGAGCTATGGCGTCATATGGAGGTCATTACAAAG GTGTACCCGCAATACTATGCATTTAGATGGATTACATTACTGTTGACAATGGAGTTCAGCTTCAATGTGTGTATTCACATCTGGGATGCCATGTTGGGCGATCCCGAAGGTCCTCCG GACACGTTGCTGAGGATATGCTGTGCTATGCTCATCCTTGTCCGGAAGCGGCTCCTGGTTGGAGATTTCACCGCCAATATCCAGCTGCTGCAGCACTACCCGCAAACTAACATAGATCACCTCCTCCACATCGCTAACAGATTGAGAGGAACCATGCCCAGCTAG